A genomic region of Mycolicibacterium poriferae contains the following coding sequences:
- the nuoE gene encoding NADH-quinone oxidoreductase subunit NuoE, translating into MTIFLELGQQPDEPGPPIHGPARYPDEVTTRLRSDAATVIDRYPHPRSALLPLLHLVQAEDGCLTPAGIAFCAAELGLTDAEVTAVATFYSMYRRTPTGDYLVGVCTNTLCAIMGGDAILETLTDHLGVRPGETTDDGVVTLEHVECNAACDYAPVVMVNWEFFDNQTPSSARDLVDALRSGHPPVPSRSSALCTFRETARTLAGLPHSDRPDRAAPAGAATLAGLRCAHERGMAAPPPEPPATDSVSGDPGNEQAEAAEAVRDQPAPAPSADVPARPATPETDPKAADSQ; encoded by the coding sequence GTGACCATCTTTCTCGAACTCGGCCAGCAGCCTGACGAACCCGGCCCGCCGATCCACGGACCGGCCCGCTACCCGGACGAGGTGACCACTCGGCTGCGCTCAGACGCGGCGACGGTGATCGACCGCTACCCGCATCCACGCTCGGCCCTGCTGCCGCTGCTGCATCTGGTGCAGGCCGAGGACGGTTGCCTGACCCCGGCCGGAATCGCGTTCTGCGCCGCCGAACTGGGGCTGACCGACGCCGAGGTCACCGCGGTGGCGACGTTCTACTCGATGTACCGGCGCACCCCCACCGGCGACTACCTGGTCGGGGTGTGCACCAACACGCTGTGCGCCATCATGGGTGGCGACGCGATCCTGGAGACACTCACCGACCACCTCGGCGTCCGCCCCGGCGAGACCACCGACGACGGCGTCGTCACCCTCGAGCACGTCGAGTGCAACGCGGCGTGCGACTACGCGCCCGTGGTGATGGTCAACTGGGAGTTCTTCGACAACCAGACCCCGTCGTCCGCACGTGACCTCGTCGACGCCCTGCGCTCGGGTCACCCGCCCGTGCCCTCGCGCAGCTCGGCACTGTGCACGTTTCGCGAAACCGCGAGAACTCTTGCGGGCCTGCCCCACTCCGATCGACCGGACCGCGCTGCGCCCGCCGGGGCGGCCACCCTGGCCGGCCTGCGCTGCGCTCACGAACGCGGGATGGCTGCACCGCCGCCCGAACCGCCGGCCACCGACAGCGTGTCCGGCGACCCCGGAAATGAACAAGCCGAAGCCGCCGAAGCGGTCCGGGATCAGCCCGCGCCGGCGCCGTCGGCCGATGTGCCCGCCCGACCGGCCACGCCCGAGACAGATCCGAAGGCGGCCGACTCGCAGTGA
- the nuoD gene encoding NADH dehydrogenase (quinone) subunit D, protein MTTSKNPPERVVVVGGQDWDQVVTAARQNAGEHAGERLVVNMGPQHPSTHGVLRLILEIEGETIVEARCGIGYLHTGIEKNLEYRTWTQGVTFVTRMDYLSPFFNETAYCLGVEALLGITDAIPERASVIRVMMMELNRISSHLVALATGGMELGAMTAMFLGFRERELVLAIFETITGLRMNHAYIRPGGVAVDLPVEALPQLHELMDLLPRRLRDLEDLLNENYIWKARTQGVGYLDLTGCMALGVTGPVLRSTGLPHDLRKSQPYCGYETYDFDVITDDRCDAYGRYLIRVKEMRESLRIVEQCIQRLEQSSGAPVMITDKKLAWPADLKLGPDGLGNSAEHIAKIMGHSMEGLIHHFKIVTEGIRVPAGQVYVAVESPRGELGVHMVSDGGTRPYRVHYRDPSFTNLQAVAAMCEGGLVADAISAVASIDPVMGGVDR, encoded by the coding sequence ATGACCACATCGAAGAATCCACCCGAACGGGTGGTCGTCGTCGGCGGTCAAGATTGGGATCAGGTCGTCACCGCGGCGAGGCAGAACGCCGGGGAGCACGCGGGCGAGCGTCTGGTCGTCAACATGGGGCCGCAGCATCCGTCGACACACGGCGTGCTGCGCCTGATCCTGGAGATCGAGGGTGAGACGATCGTCGAGGCCCGATGCGGGATCGGGTATCTGCACACCGGGATCGAGAAGAACCTGGAGTACCGCACCTGGACCCAGGGCGTGACGTTCGTGACCCGAATGGACTACCTGTCACCGTTTTTCAACGAGACCGCCTACTGCCTGGGGGTGGAGGCGCTGCTGGGCATCACCGACGCGATCCCGGAGCGCGCTTCGGTGATCCGCGTCATGATGATGGAGCTGAACCGGATCTCCAGCCACCTGGTGGCGCTGGCCACCGGCGGCATGGAGCTGGGCGCCATGACCGCGATGTTTCTCGGGTTCCGCGAGCGCGAGCTCGTCCTGGCGATCTTCGAGACGATCACCGGGCTGCGGATGAACCACGCCTACATCCGTCCCGGTGGGGTGGCGGTCGATCTTCCGGTCGAGGCGCTGCCGCAGCTGCACGAACTGATGGACCTGCTGCCCAGGCGCCTGCGCGATCTCGAGGACCTGCTCAACGAGAACTACATCTGGAAGGCCCGCACCCAGGGCGTCGGCTACCTCGACCTGACCGGCTGTATGGCGCTGGGGGTGACCGGCCCGGTGCTGCGCTCCACCGGCCTACCCCATGACCTGCGTAAGTCGCAACCCTATTGTGGTTACGAGACATACGATTTCGACGTTATCACCGATGATCGCTGTGACGCCTACGGGCGGTACCTGATCCGGGTCAAGGAGATGCGCGAGTCGCTGCGCATCGTCGAACAATGCATCCAGCGACTCGAACAGAGCAGCGGTGCACCGGTGATGATCACCGACAAGAAGCTCGCGTGGCCCGCCGACCTCAAACTCGGCCCGGACGGGTTGGGCAACTCCGCCGAGCACATCGCCAAGATAATGGGTCACTCCATGGAAGGACTGATCCACCATTTCAAGATCGTCACCGAGGGCATACGGGTGCCGGCGGGTCAGGTCTACGTCGCGGTGGAATCACCGCGCGGCGAACTCGGTGTGCACATGGTTTCCGACGGTGGCACCCGACCGTACCGGGTGCACTACCGGGATCCCTCGTTCACCAATCTCCAGGCGGTGGCGGCGATGTGCGAGGGCGGGCTGGTGGCCGACGCGATCTCGGCGGTGGCGTCGATCGACCCGGTGATGGGAGGCGTGGACAGGTGA
- a CDS encoding NADH-quinone oxidoreductase subunit C, whose translation MSGEDSGENRPEVIGVRRGMFGARGSGDTSGYGRLVRPVALPGGSPRPYGGYFDDVVDTLGAALEATVPLSGAVERVVVHRDQLTLEIRREHLVTVAQLLRDHPDLRFELCLGVSGVHYPDDEGRELHAVYPLRSITHNRQICLEVAAPDSDPHIPSLYGVYPTTDWHERETYDFFGVIFDGHPSLTRIEMPDDWVGHPQRKDYPLGGIPVEYHGAEIPPPDERRAYN comes from the coding sequence GTGAGCGGCGAGGACAGCGGCGAAAACCGCCCGGAGGTAATCGGGGTCCGCCGCGGCATGTTCGGGGCTCGAGGAAGCGGCGACACGTCGGGTTATGGACGGCTGGTGCGTCCCGTGGCCCTGCCCGGCGGCTCCCCGCGTCCCTACGGGGGCTACTTCGACGACGTCGTCGACACGCTGGGCGCAGCGTTGGAGGCGACGGTACCGCTGTCCGGTGCCGTCGAGCGGGTGGTTGTCCACCGCGACCAGCTGACCTTGGAGATCCGTCGCGAGCACCTCGTCACGGTGGCCCAGCTGCTTCGCGACCATCCCGACCTTCGCTTCGAGCTGTGCCTGGGTGTCAGCGGCGTGCACTACCCCGACGACGAGGGACGTGAGCTGCATGCCGTCTACCCGTTGCGCTCCATCACGCACAACCGCCAGATCTGCCTCGAGGTGGCCGCACCCGACTCCGACCCGCACATCCCGTCGCTGTACGGGGTGTATCCGACCACCGACTGGCACGAGCGCGAGACCTATGACTTCTTCGGCGTCATCTTCGACGGCCATCCGTCGTTGACGCGCATCGAGATGCCCGACGACTGGGTGGGGCACCCCCAACGCAAGGACTACCCGCTGGGCGGTATTCCGGTGGAGTACCACGGAGCCGAGATTCCCCCGCCCGACGAGCGGAGGGCTTACAACTGA
- a CDS encoding NuoB/complex I 20 kDa subunit family protein, producing the protein MGLEEQLPGGILLSTVEKVAGYVRKGSLWPATFGLACCAIEMMATAGPRFDISRFGMERFSATPRQADLMIVAGRVSQKMAPVLRQIYDQMAEPKWVLAMGVCASSGGMFNNYAVVQGVDHVVPVDIYLPGCPPRPEMLLHAILKLHDKIQQMPLGVNREEAIREAEQTALAIPPTIELKGLLR; encoded by the coding sequence ATGGGACTAGAGGAACAACTGCCCGGCGGCATCCTGCTGTCGACCGTGGAGAAAGTCGCCGGATACGTCCGCAAAGGGTCGCTGTGGCCGGCGACATTCGGGCTGGCTTGCTGCGCAATCGAGATGATGGCCACCGCCGGGCCGCGCTTCGACATCTCCCGGTTCGGCATGGAACGCTTCTCGGCGACGCCGAGGCAGGCCGATCTGATGATCGTGGCCGGGCGGGTCAGCCAGAAGATGGCGCCGGTGCTGCGCCAGATCTACGACCAGATGGCCGAACCCAAATGGGTGCTGGCCATGGGTGTCTGCGCGTCTTCGGGCGGAATGTTCAACAACTACGCGGTCGTCCAGGGGGTCGATCATGTGGTTCCGGTCGACATCTATCTGCCCGGGTGCCCACCGCGGCCGGAGATGCTGTTGCACGCCATTCTGAAACTCCACGACAAGATCCAGCAGATGCCGCTGGGCGTCAATCGCGAGGAGGCGATCCGGGAAGCCGAGCAGACCGCGCTGGCGATACCGCCGACCATCGAGCTGAAGGGGCTGCTCAGGTGA
- a CDS encoding NADH-quinone oxidoreductase subunit A has product MSLYTPILVLGAIAAVFAVGSVGIALLIGPKRYNRAKLEAYECGIEPMATSSPAAAGQLRSGAGGATQQKMPIKYYLTAMLFIIFDIEIVFLYPWAVAFDDLGAFGVVAVGLFLFNVSVAYAYEWRRGGLVWD; this is encoded by the coding sequence ATGAGCCTGTACACGCCGATCCTGGTGCTTGGTGCGATAGCCGCTGTCTTCGCCGTGGGGTCGGTGGGCATCGCCCTGCTCATCGGACCCAAGCGGTACAACCGCGCGAAGCTCGAGGCGTACGAGTGCGGCATCGAGCCGATGGCGACGTCCTCGCCTGCGGCGGCCGGCCAACTGCGGAGCGGCGCCGGCGGAGCCACCCAGCAGAAGATGCCGATCAAGTACTACCTGACCGCGATGTTGTTCATCATCTTCGACATCGAGATCGTGTTCCTCTACCCGTGGGCGGTGGCGTTCGACGACCTGGGCGCCTTCGGCGTCGTCGCGGTGGGCCTTTTTCTGTTCAACGTCTCGGTGGCGTACGCCTACGAGTGGCGGCGCGGAGGGCTGGTATGGGACTAG
- a CDS encoding Rv3143 family two-component system response regulator, whose amino-acid sequence MAVPSRGPSGPPLRILVYSDNPRIREQVRLALGKRIHPELPELTYLDVATGPMVVRQMDAGGIDLAILDGEATPVGGMGIAKQLKDELADCPPVLVLTGRPDDAWLARWSRAEAAVPHPIDPIRLGDAVAALLRTAA is encoded by the coding sequence ATGGCAGTGCCGTCCCGCGGGCCCTCCGGGCCGCCGCTGCGGATTCTGGTCTACAGCGACAACCCGCGGATCCGGGAGCAGGTTCGCCTCGCACTCGGCAAACGCATACACCCTGAACTGCCCGAGCTGACGTATCTCGATGTCGCCACCGGCCCGATGGTGGTCCGACAGATGGACGCCGGCGGCATCGACCTCGCCATCCTGGACGGGGAGGCCACCCCGGTCGGCGGGATGGGCATCGCCAAGCAACTCAAGGACGAACTGGCCGACTGCCCGCCGGTGCTGGTGCTCACAGGCCGGCCCGACGACGCCTGGCTGGCCCGGTGGTCGCGCGCCGAAGCAGCCGTCCCGCACCCCATCGACCCGATCCGGTTGGGTGACGCGGTGGCAGCGCTACTGCGGACCGCGGCCTAG
- a CDS encoding nuclear transport factor 2 family protein, translating to MSATGERAVPHLAEQLFGAIERSDVAAVAQLFGPDVRVWKSGDRRDNDRDRSLRIIGWFIDSTVERRYQILDRHLFPGGFVQQHILHATTGRGGVLAMRVCIVIKIDSGGLISRIDEYFDPAELAPLVRDSS from the coding sequence ATGTCAGCCACCGGGGAACGCGCCGTCCCGCACCTCGCCGAGCAGCTGTTCGGCGCCATCGAACGCAGCGACGTCGCGGCGGTGGCGCAGCTGTTCGGTCCCGACGTCAGGGTGTGGAAGAGCGGTGACCGTCGGGACAACGACCGCGACCGCTCGCTGCGGATCATCGGGTGGTTCATCGACAGCACCGTCGAGCGGCGCTATCAGATCCTCGACCGCCATCTGTTCCCCGGTGGCTTCGTCCAGCAGCACATCCTGCACGCCACCACCGGTCGTGGCGGCGTCCTCGCGATGCGGGTGTGCATCGTCATCAAGATCGACAGCGGCGGCCTGATCAGCCGCATCGACGAATATTTCGATCCGGCCGAGCTTGCGCCGCTGGTACGGGATTCGTCCTGA
- a CDS encoding class I SAM-dependent methyltransferase produces the protein MDQSPTLSRFDEFYKHRTPPWVIGEPQPAVVALVDAGQITGRVLDIGCGTGEHTILLAGAGHDVVGLDGAPTAVDQARRNAAAKGVPARFEVADALDLGSETTYDTVIDSALFHVFDDADRARYVTSLHAVTRPGSVVHLLALSDAGRGFGPQVAESTIRDAFRDGWVVEELSSTSYRGVVTDLHADLLDLPVGSTVNEPAWLARIRRL, from the coding sequence ATGGATCAGAGCCCCACACTGTCCCGTTTCGACGAGTTCTACAAGCACCGAACACCACCGTGGGTGATCGGCGAACCGCAACCAGCCGTCGTCGCCCTCGTCGACGCCGGGCAGATCACCGGGCGGGTGCTCGACATCGGATGCGGAACCGGCGAGCACACCATCCTGCTGGCCGGCGCCGGACATGACGTGGTCGGCCTCGACGGCGCGCCCACAGCGGTGGATCAAGCCAGACGCAACGCGGCAGCCAAGGGCGTGCCCGCGCGGTTCGAAGTGGCCGACGCGCTGGACCTCGGCAGTGAGACCACCTATGACACCGTCATCGACTCGGCGTTGTTCCACGTGTTCGACGACGCCGACCGAGCCCGCTACGTCACGAGCCTGCACGCGGTGACCCGACCGGGGTCGGTCGTTCACCTTCTGGCACTGTCCGACGCCGGGCGCGGGTTCGGCCCCCAGGTCGCAGAATCGACGATCCGCGATGCCTTCCGTGACGGCTGGGTGGTCGAAGAGCTCAGCAGCACCAGCTACCGAGGCGTCGTGACCGACCTTCATGCCGACCTGCTGGATCTGCCCGTCGGCAGCACGGTCAACGAACCGGCATGGCTGGCACGCATCCGGCGCCTGTGA
- a CDS encoding DUF6285 domain-containing protein codes for MSASLSGRPTAAELVSAVADFLDAEVRDACSGSVGFHVRVAVNVLRTVQRELSDENAAPVRDALAELGFTDEAALAEAIRAGQMDERGDDVVAVLQLLVRHRLSVDHPGYAEAD; via the coding sequence ATGAGCGCGTCACTGTCAGGGCGGCCCACCGCCGCGGAACTGGTCTCCGCCGTCGCGGACTTTCTCGACGCCGAGGTGCGCGACGCCTGCTCGGGGTCGGTGGGCTTCCACGTCCGGGTGGCGGTGAACGTCCTGCGCACCGTGCAAAGGGAGCTCAGTGACGAGAACGCCGCGCCGGTGCGTGATGCGCTGGCAGAACTGGGCTTCACCGATGAGGCGGCGCTGGCGGAGGCGATCCGGGCGGGGCAGATGGACGAACGCGGTGACGACGTGGTCGCCGTTCTGCAGTTGCTGGTTCGCCACCGCCTGTCGGTCGATCACCCCGGCTACGCCGAGGCGGACTGA
- a CDS encoding phosphotransferase family protein: MSDELARGLERVLAPVLGEVEVTDLQRLTGGASRTTWAFSTSSADAPALILRTGPPDDVHASMELEAAVQQRAAAAGAPVPRILATDNSAAALGNPYLICAAVAGETIVRRIYRGLDDEGRARLLRQCAEALAAVHRADFDGIGLSRVDELTDWRQRLDEIGDTTATFEWTFRQLEKSRPSPSPTRLVHGDFRMGNLIVDDSGLAAVLDWELTHLGEVYEDLAWFCVRAWRFGAPSSLGAGGLGGVEAFLVSYEEAAGIAVDRNAFRWWLTVATLRWGVICRYQAERHLSGETKSVELAAIGRRVSETEWDLLDLLTGGGPR, translated from the coding sequence GTGAGTGACGAGCTGGCCCGAGGTCTGGAGCGGGTCCTCGCCCCTGTGCTCGGTGAGGTCGAGGTCACAGATCTGCAGCGGCTCACCGGTGGCGCCAGCCGAACGACGTGGGCGTTCTCGACCAGTTCCGCCGACGCCCCCGCACTCATCCTGCGGACCGGCCCTCCCGACGACGTGCACGCCTCGATGGAACTGGAAGCAGCGGTCCAGCAGCGCGCCGCCGCAGCCGGCGCACCGGTCCCGCGCATCTTGGCCACCGACAATTCTGCTGCCGCGCTGGGCAACCCGTATCTGATCTGTGCAGCCGTCGCCGGGGAGACGATCGTGCGCCGCATCTACCGCGGCCTCGACGACGAGGGCCGCGCACGACTGCTGCGGCAGTGCGCCGAGGCGCTGGCCGCCGTTCACCGCGCGGACTTCGACGGTATCGGGCTGAGCCGGGTCGATGAACTCACCGACTGGCGTCAACGACTCGACGAGATCGGCGACACGACCGCGACGTTCGAATGGACGTTCCGACAACTCGAGAAGAGCCGGCCCTCCCCCTCGCCGACGCGGTTGGTGCACGGAGACTTCCGGATGGGCAATCTCATCGTCGACGACTCGGGTCTTGCGGCGGTGCTGGATTGGGAGCTGACGCACCTCGGCGAGGTCTACGAAGATCTGGCCTGGTTCTGTGTGCGGGCGTGGCGGTTCGGTGCGCCCTCGTCCCTCGGCGCCGGCGGGCTCGGCGGCGTCGAGGCGTTCCTGGTGTCCTACGAAGAAGCCGCGGGCATCGCGGTGGACCGGAACGCGTTCCGGTGGTGGCTGACAGTGGCCACGTTGCGCTGGGGTGTGATCTGCCGTTACCAGGCCGAGCGGCACCTGTCCGGAGAGACGAAATCGGTGGAGCTCGCCGCCATCGGCCGTCGGGTCAGCGAAACCGAATGGGACCTGCTCGACCTGTTGACCGGAGGGGGTCCGCGATGA
- a CDS encoding acyl-CoA dehydrogenase family protein, translating into MDFSLPDHLPGVLADMDEFIEVEIKPLEREHIQYFDHRREHARTDWDNGGVPRREWEELLGEMRRRADAAGWLRYGLPSQFGGRDGSNIDMAVIREHLAHKGLGLHNDLQDESSIVGNFPQVIMMDRFGTDAQRKEWTEALITGERSMAFGLTEPNHGSDATWLETRAERDGDDWIINGTKRFNTGVHRATHDLVFARTSGEPGQARGITAFLVPTDAPGFSVPYYWWTFNMPTDHGEVELDNVRVPADAVLGELDRGLEVGQTFLHENRIRQAASSLGAAQYCIDRAVAYAGERSVFGKPLAVNQAVQWPLVELQTEAQMVRLLVYYAASHLDGNHHMEVSDKVSMANYRANRLVCEAADRAMQVFGGVGYSRHEPFEHIYRHHRRYRITEGAEEIQIRRVAQRLFGFGRGTR; encoded by the coding sequence GTGGATTTCAGCCTTCCCGACCATCTGCCCGGCGTTCTCGCCGACATGGACGAGTTCATCGAGGTGGAGATCAAACCGCTGGAACGCGAACACATCCAGTACTTCGACCACCGCCGAGAGCACGCCCGCACCGATTGGGACAACGGCGGGGTTCCCCGGCGGGAGTGGGAGGAGCTGCTCGGCGAGATGCGCCGCCGAGCCGATGCTGCCGGCTGGCTGCGCTACGGGCTCCCGTCGCAATTCGGTGGGCGCGACGGCAGCAACATCGACATGGCGGTCATCCGCGAGCATCTGGCCCACAAGGGCCTCGGGCTGCACAACGACCTGCAGGACGAGTCCTCGATCGTCGGCAACTTCCCCCAGGTCATCATGATGGACCGGTTCGGCACCGACGCGCAGAGGAAGGAGTGGACCGAAGCGCTGATCACCGGTGAGCGTTCGATGGCGTTCGGCCTGACCGAGCCGAACCACGGCTCGGATGCCACATGGCTGGAGACCCGCGCCGAGCGCGACGGTGACGACTGGATCATCAACGGGACCAAGCGCTTCAACACCGGCGTGCACCGCGCCACCCATGACCTGGTGTTCGCACGCACCTCGGGCGAGCCCGGTCAGGCCCGGGGCATCACCGCCTTCCTGGTGCCGACCGACGCCCCAGGCTTCTCGGTGCCCTACTACTGGTGGACGTTCAACATGCCCACCGACCACGGAGAGGTCGAACTCGACAACGTCCGAGTCCCCGCCGACGCGGTTCTCGGCGAACTCGACCGCGGCCTCGAGGTCGGTCAGACGTTTCTGCACGAGAACAGGATCCGGCAGGCCGCCAGCAGCCTGGGGGCGGCCCAGTACTGCATCGACCGTGCCGTCGCCTATGCCGGTGAACGCTCGGTCTTCGGCAAACCGCTGGCGGTCAACCAAGCCGTGCAGTGGCCGCTGGTCGAACTACAGACCGAGGCGCAGATGGTGCGGTTGCTCGTCTACTACGCCGCCAGCCACCTTGACGGGAACCACCACATGGAGGTGTCCGACAAGGTGTCGATGGCGAACTACCGGGCCAACCGTCTCGTGTGTGAAGCCGCCGATCGAGCCATGCAGGTGTTCGGCGGGGTGGGTTACAGCCGTCACGAGCCGTTCGAGCACATCTATCGCCACCACCGCCGCTACCGGATCACCGAGGGCGCCGAGGAGATCCAGATTCGCCGGGTGGCGCAGCGGCTCTTCGGCTTCGGGCGGGGAACCAGGTGA
- a CDS encoding TetR/AcrR family transcriptional regulator: MPDPGNLSAKGRQTREAIAQAARTLFAERGFHGTTLSDITSAAGRSPAAFYRYYTDKEDLLAALAESFLHDVVTPSGLRLALPTSADDDAFFTTVVSGYWTMFTQNIGIMIAVAQLAATQSRFAEVQNEFRRFGMDIIAASVRRAQEQGYGAELNPEWTAAAIALLFENFTTVVAGNSELGLGIDDENAIATLSRIWKKTLYGY; the protein is encoded by the coding sequence GTGCCCGACCCGGGGAACCTCAGCGCGAAGGGGCGCCAGACCCGGGAGGCGATCGCGCAGGCGGCCCGCACGCTGTTCGCCGAACGCGGTTTCCACGGGACCACTCTCAGCGACATCACCTCGGCGGCCGGCAGATCGCCGGCAGCGTTCTACCGGTATTACACCGACAAGGAGGATCTGCTCGCCGCGCTGGCCGAGTCGTTCCTGCACGACGTCGTCACACCGTCGGGGTTGCGCCTCGCGTTGCCCACCTCAGCCGACGACGACGCGTTCTTCACCACGGTGGTGTCGGGATACTGGACGATGTTCACCCAGAACATCGGCATCATGATCGCCGTCGCGCAGCTCGCGGCCACGCAGTCACGTTTCGCCGAGGTGCAGAACGAGTTCCGCCGTTTCGGAATGGACATCATCGCGGCTTCGGTGCGGCGCGCCCAAGAGCAGGGCTACGGCGCGGAGCTGAATCCCGAGTGGACCGCCGCGGCGATCGCCCTGCTGTTCGAGAACTTCACCACCGTGGTCGCCGGCAACTCGGAGCTGGGGCTGGGCATCGACGACGAAAACGCCATCGCGACGCTGTCGCGCATCTGGAAGAAGACACTGTACGGGTATTGA
- a CDS encoding hydroxymethylglutaryl-CoA lyase, giving the protein MSQRPELPAHVDIRDVSLRDGLQIERPIPLSAKLELLAAVAATGVREMEATAFVSPSKVPALADAAELAAELPQFADIEFSALVASPNGAKRAIAAGLRSVEYVVSAADGHSRANVGRSSAEATAQIPEIVAIAHDSDVTVEVIIATAWDCPFDGPTSPQRVLDVVSAAVDAGADRLAIADTIGTATPRRVADLIDRLRPRIADVPLGAHFHNTRGAGLACAYAAVSAGVTRLDASIGGLGGCPFAPGASGNIATEDLVYLLRDSGVHVDVDLGAAIAAAQVAQRAVGHDLPSALLRAGDRIRD; this is encoded by the coding sequence GTGAGTCAACGGCCGGAGTTACCTGCCCACGTCGACATCCGCGATGTGTCCCTGCGCGACGGCCTGCAGATCGAACGGCCGATCCCGCTGTCCGCCAAGCTCGAACTGCTCGCCGCGGTGGCGGCCACCGGGGTGCGGGAGATGGAGGCGACGGCGTTCGTCTCCCCGTCGAAGGTGCCCGCTCTGGCGGATGCCGCCGAGCTCGCTGCTGAGCTGCCGCAGTTCGCCGACATCGAATTCTCTGCTCTGGTGGCCAGCCCCAACGGGGCCAAGCGGGCGATCGCGGCCGGGTTGCGCTCCGTCGAGTACGTCGTCTCCGCGGCCGACGGCCACAGCCGCGCCAACGTGGGCCGCTCATCGGCGGAGGCGACCGCGCAGATCCCCGAGATCGTCGCGATCGCCCACGACAGCGACGTCACCGTCGAGGTCATCATCGCCACCGCCTGGGACTGCCCCTTCGACGGTCCGACATCCCCTCAGCGGGTACTCGACGTCGTCTCTGCGGCGGTCGACGCCGGCGCCGACCGCCTGGCGATCGCCGACACGATCGGCACGGCCACGCCCCGCCGGGTCGCCGACCTGATCGATCGGCTGCGGCCACGCATCGCCGATGTCCCGCTGGGTGCGCACTTCCACAACACCCGCGGCGCGGGTCTGGCCTGCGCGTACGCCGCCGTCAGCGCCGGTGTCACACGGCTCGACGCCTCGATCGGTGGCCTCGGCGGATGCCCGTTCGCCCCGGGTGCCAGCGGCAACATCGCCACCGAAGACCTGGTGTACCTGTTGCGCGACAGCGGTGTTCACGTCGACGTGGACCTCGGGGCGGCGATCGCGGCCGCTCAGGTAGCGCAGCGTGCAGTCGGCCACGACCTGCCGAGCGCACTGCTGCGAGCCGGCGACCGGATCCGGGACTGA